A single genomic interval of Penicillium psychrofluorescens genome assembly, chromosome: 2 harbors:
- a CDS encoding uncharacterized protein (ID:PFLUO_003861-T1.cds;~source:funannotate), with translation MSYGGGYSRGGNDSYRSRGGYDDGYQNGGGSNGYSNGGYGGGGGGYGGGYGGGRGGGFGGGAGGDRMSNLGAGLKKQDWDLNTMPKFEKSFYKEHPDVTDRSDAEVEEFRKAQQMAVQGKNVPRPVETFDEAGFPQYVLSEVKSQGFEKPTSIQAQGWPMALSGRDVVGIAETGSGKTLTYCLPAIVHINAQPLLAPGDGPIVLVLAPTRELAVQIQTEITKFGKSSRIRNTCVYGGVPKGPQIRDLSRGVEVCIATPGRLIDMLEAGRTNLRRVTYLVLDEADRMLDMGFEPQIRKIIGQIRPDRQTCMWSATWPKEVRQLASDFLNDYIQVNIGSMDLSANHRITQIVEVVSDFEKRDKMIKHMEKIMETQGSKILIFTGTKRVADEITRFLRQDGWPALSIHGDKQQNERDWVLNEFKQGKSPIMVATDVASRGIDVRDITHVLNYDYPNNSEDYVHRIGRTGRAGAKGTAITFFTTDNSKQARDLVTILTEAKQQIDPRLAEMVRYSGGGGGGRWGGGRGRGGWGGRGRGGGGFTQSNAAPLGGNRRW, from the exons ATGTCGTACGGTGGCGGATACTCTCGCGGCGGCAACGACTCCTACCG CTCTCGTGGAGGTTACGATGACGGTTACCAGAATGGCGGTGGCTCCAACGGCTACTCCAACGGCGGCTacggaggaggtggcggcggttATGGTGGTGGCTACGGCGGCGGCCgcggtggtggtttcggcggcggcgctggtggtgacCGCATGTCCAACCTTGGCGCTGGCCTGAAGAAGCAGGATTGGG ACTTGAACACCATGCCCAAGTTCGAGAAGTCCTTCTACAAGGAGCACCCGGATGTCACCGACCGATCGGACGCCGAGGTTGAGGAATTCCGCAAGGCACAGCAGATGGCTGTTCAAGGCAAAAATGTTCCTCGTCCCGTCGAGACCTTCGACGAGGCTGGCTTCCCCCAGTACGTGCTGTCGGAAGTCAAGTCCCAGGGCTTCGAGAAGCCGACTTCCATTCAGGCGCAGGGCTGGCCCATGGCTCTTTCCGGTCGTGATGTCGTCGGTATCGCCGAAACTGGTTCCGGAAAGACCCTGACCTACTGTCTTCCTGCGATTGTTCACATTAACGCGCAGCCCCTTCTTGCTCCCGGCGATGGCCCTATCGTCCTTGTGCTCGCTCCCACTCGTGAGCTGGCGGTCCAGATTCAGACTGAGATCACCAAGTTCGGCAAGTCTTCTCGTATTCGCAACACTTGCGTTTACGGTGGTGTCCCCAAGGGCCCTCAGATTCGCGACCTGTCCCGTGGTGTCGAGGTTTGCATTGCCACCCCCGGTCGTCTGATTGACATGCTGGAGGCTGGCCGTACCAACCTTCGCCGTGTCACTTACCTCGTgctcgacgaggccgaccGCATGCTTGACATGGGTTTCGAGCCTCAGATCCGCAAGATCATCGGACAGATTCGCCCTGACCGTCAGACTTGCATGTGGTCTGCTACCTGGCCCAAGGAGGTCCGTCAGCTTGCTTCGGACTTCCTGAATGACTACATCCAGGTCAATATCGGTTCCATGGACCTGTCTGCTAACCACCGCATCACTCAAATTGTTGAGGTCGTGTCGGACTTTGAGAAACGCGATAAGATGATCAAGCacatggagaagatcatGGAGACCCAGGGCAGCAAGATTCTGATTTTCACTGGTACCAAGCGTGTCGCTGACGAGATCACTCGTTTCCTCCGTCAGGACGGATGGCCCGCCCTCT CCATCCACGGCGACAAGCAGCAGAATGAGAGAGATTGGGTGTTGAACGAGTTCAAGCAGGGCAAGAGCCCAATCATGGTGGCTACCGATGTGGCTTCCCGTGGTATCG ATGTCCGCGACATTACTCATGTCCTCAACTATGACTACCCCAACAACTCGGAGGACTATGTCCACCGTATCGGCCGTACTGGTCGTGCCGGTGCCAAGGGTACCGCCATCACATTCTTCACCACTGACA ATTCTAAGCAGGCTCGTGATTTGGTCACTATTCTCACTGAGGCCAAGCAGCAGATCGACCCCCGTCTCGCTGAGATGGTCCGCTacagcggcggcggcggcggtggccgctggggtggtggccgaggccgtggCGGTTGgggtggccgtggccgtggtggcggcggcTTCACTCAGTCCAACGCTGCGCCTCTGGGCGGCAACCGTCGCTGGTAA
- a CDS encoding uncharacterized protein (ID:PFLUO_003862-T1.cds;~source:funannotate), translating into MACILALVASIPLVAALPSPHSGHRFDWSSTRALLAFGDSYTYVQGTHGHQNFSFIGDLFNYAYDAQTLFSDMIVQNQTGTAEGGPNWIEHLTGCGLREGFTSPSRCERELWDFAFAGADISTNTPRHHNFTVSLEEQVTQYTEYGHKPLSDRLSTHETLVAIWIGINDVGDSAHYTTVDYFPTFYNALMTTLFDSVDKLYGLGFRSYLFFNLPPMDRDPSNLVSSDPSPNVTQVEWYNDAVAQHAESFGKKYADTNVMLFDAHARLSAILDDPAPYGIRNTTNFCAGYDQPDIYTNYRNYGCPTPLDTYFWYDSGHMTSHVHAILARELGEWLEKQS; encoded by the exons ATGGCTTGTatcctcgcgctcgtcgcTAGCATCCCTCTAGTTGCCGCTCTGCCCTCGCCACACTCCGGGCATAGATTTGACTGGTCTTCCACAAGGGCGCT ACTTGCATTCGGTGATTCGTATACCTATGTCCAGGGTACGCACGGCCACCAGAACTTCAGCTTCATTGGCGATCTCTTCAACTACGCCTACGATGCACAGACTCTTTTCTCTGACATGATTGTTCAGAACCAG ACTGGCACAGCAGAAGGCGGCCCAAACTGGATCGAACATCTCACGGGCTGCGGCCTCCGAGAAGGcttcacctcgcccagcCGCTGTGAAAGAGAACTATGGGACTTTGCCTTTGCAGGGGCAGATATCTCGACGAA CACACCGCGCCACCACAACTTCACTGTCTCCCTCGAAGAGCAAGTCACACAGTACACAGAGTATGGCCACAAGCCCCTCTCGGACAGACTCTCAACCCATGAAACCCTCGTAGCAATCTGGATCGGAATCAACGACGTGGGCGACAGCGCACACTACACGACGGTAGACTATTTCCCGACATTCTACAACGCGCTCATGACAACGCTCTTCGATTCCGTGGACAAACTATACGGTTTAGGATTCCGGTCATACCTATTCTTCAATCTCCCACCTATGGACCGCGACCCGTCGAATCTGGTGTCCAGCGACCCAAGCCCCAATGTCACGCAGGTGGAATGGTACAATGACGCGGTGGCTCAGCATGCAGAGTCCTTTGGAAAAAAGTATGCTGATACGAATGTGATGCTGTTTGATGCGCATGCGAGATTGAGTGCTATCTTGGACGATCCTGCTCCCTATGGGATTAGAAATACGACGAATTTTTGTGCTGGGTATGACCAGCCAGATATCTATACGAACTATCGGAACTATGGATGTCCGACGCCGTTGGATACCTATTTCTGGTATGATTCGGGGCACATGACAAGCCATGTGCATGCTATCCTGGCCCGCGAGTTGGGGGAGTGGTTGGAGAAACAGTCGTAG